The Papaver somniferum cultivar HN1 chromosome 6, ASM357369v1, whole genome shotgun sequence genome segment TGGGTTTATAAACTAGAAGAAATTAGAAGATGGGGGTTTGAGATGTTCTGGCAATTACGATTGAATAGGTCTATTGGTGGTATAAATTGCAGGCATGAATTGAAATGGCTAGGAGGAGGGTGCAAACATCATCGTGAACTCTGTCCACCCAGGACTGATAATGACGAATTTGTTCCAGTATTCTGGCTTTGTGATCCGTATGTACACTCTAATCTGTAAAACAAGATACTAAATTTGTTTGAAATCACAATAAAGGTTCATTCTCTTTGTCTTGCAGGGTCTTTGAAGTTATTGACATTCCTTCTTTGGAAGAATGTACCACAAGTAAGCATTTCAGTCAAGTGTTTGCTGTATTAGTTTTACGCTCAACTTCAGTTGTAAGAATTTGTTGGTTGTTTTTATGTAGGGAGCTGCAACAACGTTCTACGCTGCGCTTCACCCAAGTATGAAGAACGTTACGGGGAAGTACTACCTCGACTGCAATGAGATGAAACCAAGCAAGTATGCTAGAAATGAAATATTGGCAAAACAATTATGGGATTTCAGCAACAAGTTGATCAAGTCGATTGAGCTCAGCTGAATTTTTACTTTCCTACTGTTTAGAAACTGGAGCAGAAGAAGAGATCGTGGTCAGTACATAACCAAAAAGTAAAGCACTAATAATCTCTATTATTTGCTGTAGAAGTATGAATATTTGTTCTTTATTGCAATTATCAGTGTCAATGAATTCTCATATTAATGACCTCAATGGTTGCAAATTAATGACTTTGGACCATTTTAAAAAACCCAAGTGCATATGGTCTTTGCATATACGGAATTCGTCCTTAAGATTgcaatttatttattctttcgGAGCATTTAAGATTGCATATGGTAATTGGGGTTGGGGTTTCATGTTGTCAAAACAAAACATCACTGTCCAAGTATTTAAACATCAATCTTATTAATGCGCTTATATACTGCACATGTGCTATCTATTTAGGATTCTGTTTGTAGTTGACCTAGATTAAGATTTTGGTGAAAGGTAATTTGTGCAATACTCCGAGTCTATTGATGCATGTGgggctgatgaacatgaaggagCTCTTTATATAGGGCCATCCATCTCTCTGCGTTCTGTTCCACTGTTGGCTAATAATCTCTTGCTAAAATACTGTATAAATTATGTTTCAACCACATATTGTAATAAGTTGAGTTGCAACTGTTGTAGGTGAGCTTAAGTTTGTTGTGACAGTGTGGTTGAACCGAGAATGTATGGCTTGCAGCTGTTGGTTATTCTGGTCTGTGAAGATTTGGGTTGCTGTTGTGGTGCTGAGTTGTTGAAATAAAGGGATAGGTGTCGTTGGTTGGAAAGCTGCAGATGTATTGGTGTTTTTGTTGtccataatggttgaataatctgttatgcagctcTAAAAACAGTTGCATAGCCTATTATGCatttacaaaatttgttgcataacgtgttatgcagtcccaaaaatgattgcataacacgttatacaacaacatttttgttagtattgaaaccaacaaaaaaaaaggctgcataacttgtcatgcacctataataatagctgcataacttgttatgcagtccagagaatggttgcataatacgttatgcagctacttttttgttagtattgagaccaacaaaaaaaaggatgcataacttgtcatgcacctacaataatatctgcataacatgttatgcaatcgtGAAAATAGAggtataacctgttatgcatccgaaaatacggttgcataatgtattatgcatcgagaaaattgttgcacaatcttttatgcatagagaaaatagatgcataatgcattatgcatctattttttatgtacacactaatagaatggctacataacttgttatagatgcataactttgttatgcaaatgcataatttgttatgcagtggagaaaatggttgcataattcgttatgcgtctgcataatgcgttatgcatcctttttagtggttgcataatggttatgtatcaagttttcgaaaattttgcctaaaatgatgatcaacttccgattttttcgtgaaatttttttttttgatattgttgtttgtactcgttgtgtagctctcttaaaaagatttacaACGATATAAATTTTGATATAAAAGatttacataacttgttatagatgcataactttgttatgcaaatgcataatttgttatgcagtggagaaaatggttgcataattcgttatgcgtctgcataatgcgttatgcatcctttttagtggctgcataatggttatgtatcaagttttcaaaaaatttgcctaaaatgatgatcaatttccgattttttcgtgaaaaacaaaattttgatattgttgtttgtactcgttgtgtagctctcttaaaaagatttacaacgatataaaatttgtaaaattccaaggcgcggttttttagatatgttatatccaagttgcgttgtcaattatacccctgatgcataacctgttatggagacgtttttcaaaattttatataaatatgggtgttgcggaaataattatgggtgtcacggtacctaaaattaattgtgggcctgacaatgaaaatattttttttttgggtctgcgcctaattttccctttattttatgaaagagATTTTagatctgtttttattttttttggaaacggCTGTTGAATCCAAGAGGGCCTTCACCCATTATTCTAACTGGGATTAGTAGAGACCTTCAGAGATATTTTATGAAAGAGATTTTAGACGATTCTCTGTGAGTTTAAAGATTCTTGGAGACTCTTTCTGACTGATTTTCAAGGAATAACGGTGATTTATAGAGATAACAAAACATATATGAATTTCACCTTACACACGTGAAACAAGcagtatatttattttttaacaAAATGAATCTATAAATAATTCAATGAAAATATTTAGTCCATGCATGGCTAATAAAAATTGTAACCATAGAAAATCAAAGCGAGACGAACATAAGCGATTTGAATCTCTAGTAAACTTATTGAGTTTTTTAAGACAAcatgtttttttcattttttaagggTTTAATTGTAGCTTATTTAGTTATAATTTTAAAAAATTTGATATTTTAATccttaaagaaaaaaagaaaaaaaaagaagcaaaatgTCTCTCAAAATAGAAGAGACTTTTTTTTAGCcttttatgatatattttgtAATGAAAGTCTCCAGAAGTCTCTTAACACCATAAGTCATcgatttcaaattccaaatccaTAACAAAGAGTTCTGAAGACTTTTAGAAAGTCACGATCCAATAACAGAGATTGCTTGAgaatttgaaaaactctctattGACTAACAAGAGATTTCAAAAGTCTCTAACATTCTTTCAGTAACTCTACAAATCTCAATTGACTAACACCCGGTAATGTTGTTTATGGGGCGTCTTAAAAGCTTAATGGATTCAAGTTTCTTAAATTGATTATCAACATATTGTTTTTAATGCTTAATCCATTTCATCTTTGCAATTTTGTGTTGAGCATGTCTACAAACTTCTTAGATTTAATATGTATTGAATGCTATGAAATCCCTGTGACATTTCTCAAGTGAGCtttatatttaaaacataatatcAATCTTTATGTAATGGGATTTTTAGTTGCAGTTAGAATTATATATGTTGTATCTTCCGGGCTGAGCAGATTACTATCTGTCTCTATTCGAGTTATCATTTGATGATATAAGAACTAGAATGCCATTAGGTGGAGCCTTGAGTCTTGGTGAATTTACATCAATTATTCATTTTATTTACAAACATTATCTGCTTCATTTTACAACTCCATTACAACTCAACTTATATTGGTTTGAGAACTCTTTTGAACACCAATAGTCTATGTGGTTCGAACTCGACTATATTACACTTAtttatccttgatactttgaaaagagatatcaaattttggcgtcgctgggTCGGGGATTGTTTAGTGTTCTTTAGAATTCAGTTCGGTTTATATCTAGTGTTAGTTCTGTTATTTTAGTGTTTGCTAATTTCTTTTGTCTTCATTACAGAAGTAAGATAGGCCTAAAGACTTAGCGACATTAGGAGATGCTACAGGTGCAGGGAATAGGTGTTGTCGTTTCAGTTGTGACTAGGTTGAAATCTAGCCGAAATCATAGCCATTTGGGTAACATTGtatcttcttcttgtttcttttgtgCATGCAATATTCTAGGTCTGATCATATCAATCGATTAGTTAGATATCACCGTTTTGCTCGTAGGGTATCAGAGAGTCACCTAGTCATCCAATGGAAGATGAAGCTGCGAGACTAACGGCTAAGGCTGAAGCGGCTAGAATAGCTGCTGAAGCCGCAACCAATGCTAATGGACATAGA includes the following:
- the LOC113285762 gene encoding short-chain dehydrogenase TIC 32, chloroplastic-like, encoding MTNLFQYSGFVIRSLKLLTFLLWKNVPQGAATTFYAALHPSMKNVTGKYYLDCNEMKPSKYARNEILAKQLWDFSNKLIKSIELS